Part of the Cyclopterus lumpus isolate fCycLum1 chromosome 16, fCycLum1.pri, whole genome shotgun sequence genome, TCATGACTAACACTTAGAGACGTGTAGCCTTTAACTCCTTTCTGTTGTCCCACGTGATGCCGGGCTGATGGACTTTGTCATTGATGGTGGAGGGAATGAAGAGGCTCTCAGGGGGATCTGGGTCCGGCAGGTGCCAGTGAATGAAGATCAAATACATGAAACTACCTATAACACCTCCAATAAGTGGGGCCACCAAGGGCACCCAGAACCAGTAGTTGTAACACCTggagagcagacagagagaagttGAGATGAgggtttgtttatttaaattggCCTTTATAAAAGGGATtgctaacaaacacacagagaagcaCCCTTTTGCCTCATTTAGCTCAATGTTTTGGTTAAGGTTCACATTTCCAGAAGCAGAAGCAGCTATTTACACAATCAAGCACTGTGCACTGTCTGCCTGGCACCAAacaaagttacataacaaactACTGACTTGTTGTTGAATAtagaaattataataaattagCTACTTACTAATATCAAACAATATTACCATGCAGCTATTTTTTGCAGCTGGTGGCAATTTGCTATATGAAAAGACCAGTGAACACTGGGACACCAGATgaaaattagcctctctggctaactctggctcacttacagttgtactgttgattggtgtgcattgtccctgtaaaataaacaattaaaaaaacaacatttggacAACGCCGATGGGATGACAACGTGTCTGCCTTACCTGTGTAGGTATGCAATTAATTCCTAAGACCTTACTCAAAACAGCTTTGCAAGCCATAATATGTTAGGGATGTGTATTTGTCCAGGACGTTTTGGAGATATTCTGCCACCTAGTGGTCCAGAATCAactaatgcagctttaaatagaTTAGATTAAGCACAATGAGTATTTAACAGCTgcggaggaagagaaaacacacaggaTCATAAGGAAGAGCAAACCAGGTCATAATCAGATGTTCTGTGACAAGCTGGCACCTTTGATCCTGCAGCTGAATAACGCTGACCTATGTGGTTTTCTGAGAAACACAAGGTGAACGGCCTGTACGAAAAGCAAACTGTCTCCATTGGATTGTCAGTTTGAACAGTTTGAATGAATTGTGCAGCTCTATCAGTAAGGCCCTAAAATGAATGATAAGAAATATGCATTCTTGGGTTATCAACTTGGAAAGTTGTATGTGTATGGTGCCGTGCATGTGCTTGATAAGATACATACGTGAAGACCTCAGTGCCCCAGCCGGCCGTCAGTGTAAAGAGGCGTGGTCCCAGGTCCCGAGCAGGATTGATGGCAGCACCACAGTTGGCTGACATTGACATGGATATCCCAAGGACGATCGTTGCCACTATCGGAGGAATCAGCTTTGTGGGAGCCGGAGTGTTCCTCTCTTCATTCAAACACAGGATGCACAACATCAGCATGCCAGTGCCCACTACCTAATGAAAAGGACAAGTATAAAAGCAACAAATAATGAGTTCAGTAAAGAACCAGCCGTTAAAGTCCCGATTTAAGTCTACACAAATCCTCCCACTGACCTGGTCAAGGAAACTTCTGCTTAAAGTCATGTACTCTGAAGGATATGTGGCAAATATAGACGCTGTTTCATTTGGGCCATAAACAGTCAATACTCCTCCACTAAACTCCATTATAGCATCTGAGACAGAAACAGGAGGAATgtagaaaacaagaaaacaaaagagactGAAAATGTGTAAGAAGCTTCATGCATTTGTTATATTTCccaacacatttatttaggtattttcTTTAATGAACCACTCATCTTTATGTCAATGATAAAGTGTTTAAAGTGCCAGAAAGACAAACCATAGTAGACCAGGTAGACGAGGCCTGAGGCCAGATAAGCCCCCAGCAGCTGGCTGAGGGAGTAGGGCACCAGCCTTCCCCAGGGCACCTGGCCCAGCACACAGAAACTCAGAGTCACCGCCGGGTTCAGATGAGCACCTCCAGAGAAAaatgggagatggagagaagacaggaaagaggaagacagaAGTGAATTACAGTTAGAGAGACTGGAAGGTAATTCAAGTTTAGATTATTTGTAGCCATATAGTGTGTCAACTAACTGGTAGATATCAGACTGAAGACCTTGAAAAGATGGACGAGGCCTCTTTTCAGAGAGCGATAAATCTAGAGATCAGTGAATCACTGCAGTAAGTCAGAGTGTGAGGCGTAACATGGAATACTGCTGCATTTTACTGTGTTCATCTTCTAAGGCTGCCAGTTTTGTGATATTATTGAGTTGATTGAATGTACCTGTGATGCCCTTGGTGAGGTACATGGCCGACATCACACCCACAGAAAAGGCCATGTTGACTGACAGGAACTGGCCTTTAGTTTCTCTGCTTGTCTTTACCTGCGCTGCAGCAGAGCAGCCAAAGAGCTTCACAGAAGATCAAGAGAAGACCCAAAAGGCATGAAACGTCAGGAGAAATATTTTTTAGCATCCGGAAAACAAGAAACAATCCTTCCATgtacaggcaaaaaaaaagaagtgcacaTTAAGTAATACCTTATTGTTCTCTGAgtgattgatttattatttataagtCAAACAAACTAATAAGTGGTCACATAAAAAtgtgataataatataatatctcaTTAACGTAGACATTGTAATGAAACTGTCCACTTAGTCTGctttctccgtagtctgctaggggagcagcattggagccggagacaacaaccgactcactaaactggtgaagaAGGCcagctccatcattggctgcaaacagtactatcaggaacaggtggtggagaggaggacactgaagaaatgattgtccatattggataaccaggaccaccttctccaccacctACCGCAGGGAcacggagcacgttctccaacagactgcttcacctgatacaggagaacattcctgatacaggagaacattcctgataaaggagaacattcctgatacaggagaacattcctgatacaggagaacattcctgccaactgctattagactttataatgaATCACCTCTGgtcagatcctcctcaaatttaacatcaataaaccttgcaccgttttcactgtatatacacttctttattatttaatttttcttaaattgaatatgtcctgctctactattttattgtattgtatatattgtgcattttttaattttcatacttaatatatatttacttt contains:
- the aqp10a gene encoding aquaporin-10a; protein product: MLNRRVVRVRNALVRECLAELLGTFVLLLFGCSAAAQVKTSRETKGQFLSVNMAFSVGVMSAMYLTKGITGAHLNPAVTLSFCVLGQVPWGRLVPYSLSQLLGAYLASGLVYLVYYDAIMEFSGGVLTVYGPNETASIFATYPSEYMTLSRSFLDQVVGTGMLMLCILCLNEERNTPAPTKLIPPIVATIVLGISMSMSANCGAAINPARDLGPRLFTLTAGWGTEVFTCYNYWFWVPLVAPLIGGVIGSFMYLIFIHWHLPDPDPPESLFIPSTINDKVHQPGITWDNRKELKATRL